Within the Saccharopolyspora gloriosae genome, the region CACCCGAGCCAGCCGCGAGTTCGCCAGCGCCACGGCTTGACCGATCTCCTCGCGCAGCTCCGGATTCGCCAGCAGCTCCGCTCGGTCCGCGTCGGCCAGCCCGCGCTGATCGGCCCACTTCCGCAGCGCCTCCGCGTCCGGCGACAGCAACGCCACCAGGTAGGGGCGGCCGTCGCCGTGGACCAGCGCCTGCTCGATCAGCGGGTGCTCCACCAGCAGGGACTCGACGGTGACCGGGCTGATGTTCTTCCCGCCCGCGGTGATGATGATTTCCTTCTGCCGTCCGGTGATCCGCAGCATCCCGTCGTCGTCCAGCGACCCCAGATCACCCGTGCGCAGGTAGCCGTCCATGGTGAACAGCTCCCGGTCGGCCTCGGGCAGGTTGCGGTAACCGGAGGCGCACAACGGCCCGCGCACCAGCACCTCGCCCGCACCGGTCAGCCGCAGCTCCACACCCGGCATCGCCGTGCCGACGGTGCCCGGACGCCGCGGATCACCGGCGCGGTGCATCACGGCGGCGCCGCAGGTCTCCGACAGGCCGTACACGCCGGTCAGTCCCATCCCCAAGCCCGCGAAGAACCGCTCGAGTCCCGGCGGCAGTGGCGCCGCACCGACCGCGCGCACCGCGCACCGGTCCAGCCCCAGCGCCACCGGGATCCGGTGCAGCACGGCTCGATGTGCCAGCCGTGCCAGCATCTTCTGCGACTCGGTCGCCTCGGGGTGAACGCCGGCCTCGGCCGCGCGCAACGCCCAAGCGCCCAGCTTTCCGCGCGCACCGCCCTGCTCGGCGATCTTCGACTCGATGCCGGTGCGCAGCTTGTCCCACACCTGCGGCACGCCGAACAGAATCGTCGGGCGCACCTCGGCGAGCCGCTTCGGCAATTCCTTGACGCTGGCGCAGAAATGCGTCTCCCCGCCGCTGCGCAACGGCAGGTACACCGACAGCACCCGCTCCGCGATGTGCGCCAACGGCAGGTACGACAGGCTCACCACGTGGTCGGGCAGTCCCGCGGCCCGCGCCAACGCCTCCACCTCGTAGAGCAGCGCGCGGTGGCTGAGCTCGACGCCTTTGGAGGCACCGGTGGTGCCGGAGGTGTAGATCAGGACGGCGATGTCGTCCGGGTCCGGACACATCTGCTCCTGCAGCAACGGGTCCTCGGGGGAGAACGAACCGTCATCGGCCGCCGTCCCGAGTTCCAGGAACTCCTCCCAGCTCAGGATCCGCCCGGTGAACCCCTCCGGGCGGGCGTCGCCGATCTCACCGAGCGTGATCACCACGCCGAGTTCGGTAGGCTCGCCCAGCACCGGCAGCCACCGGCGCCACGCGTCCTCGCCCTCGACGACGACCACCTTCGCACCGGAATCCACCACCACGTGCCGGATCTGCTCCGGCGCCAGCGTCGCGTACAGCGTCGTGGTCGTCGCCCCCAGCGTCGAGGCGCCCAGGTCGGCCAGGATGTGCTCGGGGCGGTTGCTCGCCATCACGCCCAGCACGTCACCGGGCACGAGGCCCAGCGACCGCAGCGCCGCCGCGATGTTGAGCACCCGGCCGTGCACCTGCGACCACGTCCATTTCTCGTCGGCCGTGGCGAACGCCGGGGCGTCCGGCCGGGACCTGGCGATCTCTGCGAGCAGACTCGGCACGGTCCGGCCTTCGATGGCCGCCTCGATCTCGTCCCGCTCGGCTTGGACCTCGGTCGCGGTCATGCACTGCTCCCCTGCAAATGGCCTACACGGTGTCGTCCGTCACGATCACGTTAAGGCGAAAAGGGGGTGGGGCTATGACGTCCACGGTCACGTGATTGATACTTCCGGACATGCCGCACCGCCGCGACAAAGATCACAACTCGAGTGTGCACGCCCTTGACCCCGTCCCGGACCCCGTAGTCCGCGATTGGGACTTCCCGCGCAGCCCGATCAGCGCGCTGCTGCTCACCCGATTCGCCGCCGAGCATCACGTGGCCGCGGAAATCGTGCTGCAAGGCACCGGACTCACCGAACCCGAACTGGAAGACCCGTCGTTGTCCGTCGACGCGCACCAAGAGCTGCGCATCGTGCGGAACCTGGCGACGGCGCTGCCCGACATACCGGACCTCGGCATGCGCGCCGGCCTCCAGTACCACCTGACCTCGTACGGGATTCTGGGGTTCGCGTTCATCAGCAGCGCGACGGTGAGCGACGGCATGGCGGTGGCGCTGCGCTACCTGGAGCTGAGCTTCGCGTTCTGCATCCCGCGCATCCGGCTGGCCGAAGGTGAACTGCGGGTCGAGCTCGACGCGTCCGCGATCCCGGCCGACGTGCGGGATTTCCTGGTCGCACGGGACCTTTCCGCGATTCACACCATTTTCGTGGAACTGATTTCGTCGCCCATCCCGGTGCAGCGCATCGAGCTGAACCTGCCGGAACCGCCGGACGGGGTGCAGGCTCCGGTCTTCTTCGGCACGGTGCCGGAGTTCGGCGCGGCCAAGAACGTGATCGTCCTCGATCCGGAGTTCCTGACCCAG harbors:
- a CDS encoding AraC family transcriptional regulator, translating into MHALDPVPDPVVRDWDFPRSPISALLLTRFAAEHHVAAEIVLQGTGLTEPELEDPSLSVDAHQELRIVRNLATALPDIPDLGMRAGLQYHLTSYGILGFAFISSATVSDGMAVALRYLELSFAFCIPRIRLAEGELRVELDASAIPADVRDFLVARDLSAIHTIFVELISSPIPVQRIELNLPEPPDGVQAPVFFGTVPEFGAAKNVIVLDPEFLTQPLPQANEHTLAMCEAQCRDLLAGRRERTGFAKQVRDQMLGPDGVRLGMEDVARKLHTTARTLYRRLNAEGTSFQTVRDEVRAALAEGMLRDGALSVDDIAIRLGYAEAASFIHAFKRWTGTTPMSYARRRQN
- a CDS encoding long-chain fatty acid--CoA ligase, whose amino-acid sequence is MTATEVQAERDEIEAAIEGRTVPSLLAEIARSRPDAPAFATADEKWTWSQVHGRVLNIAAALRSLGLVPGDVLGVMASNRPEHILADLGASTLGATTTTLYATLAPEQIRHVVVDSGAKVVVVEGEDAWRRWLPVLGEPTELGVVITLGEIGDARPEGFTGRILSWEEFLELGTAADDGSFSPEDPLLQEQMCPDPDDIAVLIYTSGTTGASKGVELSHRALLYEVEALARAAGLPDHVVSLSYLPLAHIAERVLSVYLPLRSGGETHFCASVKELPKRLAEVRPTILFGVPQVWDKLRTGIESKIAEQGGARGKLGAWALRAAEAGVHPEATESQKMLARLAHRAVLHRIPVALGLDRCAVRAVGAAPLPPGLERFFAGLGMGLTGVYGLSETCGAAVMHRAGDPRRPGTVGTAMPGVELRLTGAGEVLVRGPLCASGYRNLPEADRELFTMDGYLRTGDLGSLDDDGMLRITGRQKEIIITAGGKNISPVTVESLLVEHPLIEQALVHGDGRPYLVALLSPDAEALRKWADQRGLADADRAELLANPELREEIGQAVALANSRLARVEHVRAWEFAPTQWSEDEGELTPTRKVRRAVVVKHNREHLDALYPR